The sequence GGAATTACGCCAACAATCGCGCAAGAAGCGGGTGAGGCAATGACAATCTTAGGGTTAGTTGCAGCTGGGCTTGGAATTTCTATTGTGACAAAATCATTTACGCGAATGAAAGTTGATGGGGTGCATTATCTGCACTTTGCAAATTCTCAGGCGTTCTCTGAAGTATGGTTAGTTTCACATAATAAACGGGCTATTCCAGCCGCGGCGAATCGATTAACGCAATTGCTGCTAAAAAATATCTTAGATCACCAAAAATCTTGATTTATCTGTGTTTTTGATCACGCTTTTTATGTAAGTATTGTACAATTATCACAATTTGACGACATAATCGGTAATGAATTATTTGGAGCCTCGAATTAATTATGGCTCTTTAATTAAGGATACACTCAATGGGGAACCAACCTAGCCACATCGATCACGTAAAACAATTTAATCTTGGTACAGTCTTTCGATTGATTGATGAACATGGCCCCATTTCTCGTATTTCATTATCAAAAAAGGCAGAGCTTGCGCCGGCAAGTATTACTAAGATCACGCGAGAATTAGTTGAAGCGCACCTTATCCATGAAACAGAGTTCCCAGATGTAGGATTTCGTGGCAGACCTGCTGTTGGATTAAAATTAGAAAGCCAAGGCTGGCAATTTCTCTGTATTCGGGTCAATAAAGGTAGTTTGCTTTTTAGTTTAAGAGAATTAGACAGCAAACTGGTTACTGAAGATACGTTCGATTTTCCCAAAGAATACAGTGATGAGTTTCTTAATCACTTTTTAGCTGCAATTGATAAATTCTTCGAGCGTTATCAATCTCATGTTGAAAGATTGACGGCAATTAGTATTACAATAAATGCTATTGTTGATCCCATTAGTGGCGTTATTTATAGCTCACCTTATTATGATATTAAAGATATTCCACTTGCCGATAAACTCCATGAAAAAACAGGGGTTTCTGTATTTTTACAACATAGTGTAACCGCATGGACAATGGCCGAGTCTTTATATGGTGCGGCAAAAAATACGTCAGATGTTCTGCAAATTGTTATTGATGATATTGTGGGTGCTGGCGTGATAAATAACGGAAAAACGTTACATTCTAACAGTCATAGCGCCATTGAAATCGGACACACAAAAGTTATCGATTCTCAAAATAACTGTTATTGCGGGGCAAAAGGGTGTTTAGAAACAGAAATTGCGATTCCTCAATTAATTAAGAAAGCTCAATTATTAGCTAAAGAAGATCCCACTTCGTTGCTAAACAAATATCCAATTACCGTTGAAACATTGTGTGATGCGATATTGGTTGGCGATAAGCCAGCGCTTGAAATTGTTAATTTAGTCGCTCAGCGATTAGGTTTTATTTTGGCAGTCATGATTAATATCTTTAATCCGCAAAAAATATTAATTGGTTCACCGCTTTGTCGGGCAAAATCCATTTTTTTCCCTTTGCTTTTGAAACAAGTTCAACACCATGTCATGCCACGTTATGCTCAGTCTTTAATTATTGAAGAAACTGAATTAAGAAACAAAGGAACACTGCCTGCGGCTTCGCTCGTAAAAGAAGCCCTCTACAATGGCTCTTTATTAATTGAGTTGATGCAAGGCTAGAGAAAGACTTAGTCTTATCTAAAATATTTTTAATTTGAATATGCATGATCATCAAAGATTGATACGCACTAAATTAAGTAAAAAAACCGTAACAAAAGTGTTTTTCAAGCGTAAATGCGTCAATTGATCATTAACGAATTCTCTATTTTTGACCAATTAACTAAAAAATTGAGCTATCTCAAGCCACCAGAAACAGTGTTACCCTAAACTCTAATCTCTGTCATTTTTTATGAACCTGATTTATCTGTCATAACGGAAGTAAATTATATGTTAACACGCTTTTTTGTTACGGGGACAGATACCAACGTGGGTAAAACTGTTGTAACCCGAGCACTTCTTCAGTCATTAAATCGTGGCGGGTCAACGGCAGTGGGTTATAAGCCTATTGCAACAGAATTGCATGAAACGGTTGATGGTGAACGTAATCGTGATGCTATGATTATTCATAATTCATCGCCTGTTGAAGTTCGCTACGACGAAATTAATCCTATTTTGCTTGATAATTGTTATGTTAGCGAAAATGAAATTGATTTTAATAAAATTTCAAATGAGCTCAATAATTTAAGTAAAAAAGCAGAGTGTGTTGTTATCGAGGGGAATGGTGGTTGGCGTTATCTGCTCGATGATAATACCTTTTATTCTGATTGGGTGGTAAAAGAACAAATCCCAGTTGTTTTGGTTGTTGGTATTCAACCAGGCTGTGTTAATCACTCAATATTAACGGCGCAATCTATTATTAACGATGGTGTAAAATTAGTAGGTTGGGTTGCGAACAGAATAAACCCAGGATTACCTTATTACGCGAAAATTGTGGAAAGGCTGTCTCAGCATATTCCTGCACCGCTGATTGGCGAAATCCCGTATTTATTACGTCCTGAAGAACGTGATCTCTCTTGTTACCTCGATTTAAGTCAGTTAGAAATCCCTGTACCTGCTTAAGAGAGAATATAAAGAAGTTAAGTAACGAAGTGGATTGCTATCTGTTTTTAAACGATACCAAACTTGTTACTTTTAAACGCCTGATGAGTAAATTCATTGGGTGTTTTTATTTTTTCAGTTTTAGCCTCAAGTATAACTAATGATAAAAATAGCACAAAAAATTAGGGCTAAATAAGATAGATAGAATGCAATAAATAACATATTTTTAAACTAGAAGAGCCGTGATTGATAAATAATGGAAAAGAAAAGGGCGCTAATATTGCGCCCTTTTTTGATGACATGATTTTATCAACTATATATTAATGACGAGTATAGATGATTTTCTTGCTATCATTTTCACAAGTTCCGACAACTTTGCCTTCTGTTTGTGCAACTTGGTCATTTTCAACAACAGTTAAAGTAAAATTAGCGGCTGGCACACCATTATTAACAATTTTTTGTTGAATAGATTCAACGACTTCATCACAACCCGCGTTTGCGGCTAAAGGTGCAAACGCAACTAGTGTGGCCATTATTGCAAATACATATTTTTTCATATCATTCTCTCCTTGCTTTTATGGAGTAAAACATCACTGTTTTACACTATTTTCTTACGGGTTAATAGGGCGACCTGTATTACTGTCTAAACAACGACGAGTTTCTGGCTCCCAATATGCATAGATATTTGTGCTTTTTAGGCAAGCATCTCGCTCATCGATGGCTTTATCTATTTTATTAAATTCAATTTTTTCCCGCTGATTGATTTGGGTACGAAGTTCGCGTTTTTGATCCCAGTCTTCTTTCATTTGTCGAGCTTGTTCTTTATCTAAGACATTGTCATAGCCATTGCCATTAATGGTTACATTCGTTGAAGTGGCAACAGAAGAAAAAGAAGACACGGATAAACCAAGAAATAAGGAGAATACCATGGTTCTCATGACTTGTTTCTTAGTGAGCGTATTTATCATGGTTGCTATCCTTTAAAGTTATGTCGCTATTGCTATCAATGGCTATTATATCTTAACAATTATAGCTGATACCTTAATAAAAAATGTGTTTTCAGTGCGTTTAGTTTTGACGATGAACACTTAACCCTGCAAATGACTGACTTACAGGCATCATTTCTAAGGTGTTGATATTGACATGAGCAGGTAATGTTGCTGTCCAATATACCGCCTCTGCCACATCTTCAGGTGTTAACGCATTTGCATTAGCATAAGTTTGCTCAACTTTATCACTATCACCTTTAAAACGAACCAATGAAAATTCTGTACCACCAACAAGACCCGGTTCAATGTCGGTCACGCGGACTTTTTTACCTTGGAGATCGGCCCGTAACCCTAAACTAAATTGCTTAACAAACGCTTTAGTTGCACCATAAACGTTACCGCCCATATAAGGCCAAGAAGCTGCTGTTGAGCTGATATTAATAATATGGCCTTTATTTCGTTCAACCATAAAAGGAAGGATAGCGCGGGTGATATGAACCAGACCTTTATTATTTGTCTCGATCATCGTATCCCAGTCATCAAGGTCGGCTTTATCGGCGGTGTTTAAACCTAGCGCTAAGCCTGCATTATTGACTAATACATCAATTTCACGCCATTTCTCAGGTAATTGTGTGTAAATTTCACTGACTGCTTTTTTATCTGTCACATCTAACTGAAGTGGATAAAATTGCTCACCTAGCTCTTTATGTAAATTATTAAGTTTATCTAAACGACGAGCAGTGCCAATAACTTTGTGTCCATGACTGATAAAATGACGAGCGATGGCTTCACCAAAGCCAGCGGAAGCACCCGTGATAAAAATAATCATTTAATTCCCCTCGATAGTTATAATAATTAAAAGTAAAAGGCCATCACTAGAAAGAGTCAAGTTTAAAACTCGGCTTTGTGATAAATCAGGCTAAAAATAAGCTTCTTTGCTTATATGAAAGATTTTTATCTTTAATCGTAACCTGTATTTTGGTTTTTTAACTGAGCGAAAAAGAGGTGGCTATTACATTGGTTGCTTATTAAAAATAAGAGGTAAACTTGGCATCACGGTAAAATGAATAAACTAAGTAAGAACATGATGATAATAATGATGATGCTACCAATGACAGCAGTAACCAGTGTAGGTGATAAAAGAAAGCAGAAGAAACACAAAATAAAAGTCACCACGATATGAATTAAATCGCTAAACGACTTATATAAAGCCAAGATGATTTTTTTTAGAAAGATAAACGGGTTGTCCATGCCACACAAAAATAAATGCAGATTATCTTAATGCAACATGTTACTAGACTGAGCAAAAAATATAAACTCAGTCTAGTAGAATAGAAAAAGGACGGTTATTTTTTACCGACTTGATGGCCAATAACGCCACCTAAGACACCACCACCAATAGTGCCCAATGCACTACCATCTGTTAAAATAGCACCACCGATAGCACCTGCACCGGCACCAATTGCTGTATTACGATCGCGTTTTGTCATGCTAGAACAACCCGCAAGTGAAAAAAGCAGAACAGAAGCGACGCACAGTGTTCCAATCTTTTTTAACGTGATATTCATTTTTATAAACTCCGATATAAAGGACAATATAAAAATAAACCTCTCGTATTTATACTGGGATCGGAATATTCGGGAACAACAGAGAGAAAACTCTTAAAATAGGTGAACTCCCATAAAATACATTTTAAATGCACTATGGGAACATGACTAAATAGATAAAGAGTGCGAAATGCATTAAGGGTTTGTGCTTTTAATGGTGTCTCATTATCAAAGAATAATTAGGCATTAACCCACGACGATGTGGGTTAATGATTTTTAGTGCTTTGTTTGAAAAATTAGAAGGCTTGACGGAAAACTTCGATGATCTCTTTTTCATTACCTTTTCGAGGGTTAGAGAAGGCATTACCGTCTTTAAGTGCCATTTCTGCCATATATGGGAAATCAGATTCTTTCACACCTAATTCGCATAAATGTTGAGGAATACCAATATCCGCAGAGAGGCGAGCGATAGCGGTAATAGCACGTTCCGCTGCATCCATCACGGATAATCCTGTAATATTTTCACCCATAAATTCAGCAATATCTGCAAATTTTTCTGGGTTAGCAATCAGGTTATAACGCAGTACATGTGGTAATAGCACCGCATTAGCGACACCATGAGGCATATCATATAAACCACCTAGTTGGTGAGCCATCGCATGTACGTAACCAAGATTAGCGTTATTAAATGCCATTCCAGCTAAAAGTGAAGCATAAGCCATATTTTCACGCGCTTTCAGGTTTGTTCCCAAAGCTACGGCTTGACGCAAGTTACGAGAAATTAAACGAATTGCTTGAATAGCTGAGGCATCAGTGACAGGGTTAGCATCTTTAGAAATATAAGCTTCAACAGCGTGAGTTAACGCATCCATGCCCGTTGCGGCGGTGAGTCCAGCGGGTTTGCCAATCATTAACAGAGGATCGTTAATAGAAACAGAAGGGAGGTTACGCCAGCTTACAATAACAAATTTAACTTTAGTTTTTGTATTGGTCAGCACGCAGTGGCGAGTAACTTCACTTGCTGTACCCGCGGTGGTATTCACAGCAATAATGGGTGGGAGTGGATTTGTTAGAGTTTCAATACCTGCATAATTGTAAAGATCACCTTCATGGGTGGCAGCAATACCGATACCTTTACCACAGTCGTGAGGACTACCACCTCCTACGGTAATTATCATGTCACATTGTTCTTTACGGAACATTGCAAGACCTTCAAGAACATTAGTATCTTTTGGATTAGGTTCAGTACCATCAAATACAGCAACATCGATACCCGCTTCCTTTAGATAATGGATAGTTTGATCTACGGCACCATCTTTTATTGCTCGTAGACCTTTATCCGTTACTAGCAGGGCTTTTTTACCGCCTAATAATTTGCAACGTTCACCGACAACGGAAATAGCACCTGGACCAAAAAAGTTAACATTCGGTACCAAGTAATCAAACATACGATAGCTCATGATAAACCTTCCAATATCAGATTATTATTCAGATAAATTAAAGTATTAGTGCATTCTCACCCCATTGGTTATTAAGTCAAGAGCGATGACTCATCAGTGTGATGAATCGATTCATTTAACTTTGGTTCATTTGATATAAGTCAACAGGATATGCATATTTAAAGGCGGATTAACTCAAAACAACGATTTAAACATATTCGATTTGACAGATATGTATTCCAAGTGTACGTTAGAATTTCTTAAAGAAAGGAACAAATATGAAACCGTTGCAATTATTTAAGGTATTAAGTGATCAAACAAGGCTAGATATTGTGTTGCTACTTAAAGCATCGGGTGAATTATGTGTTTGTGATATCTATACAACTCTCAATTTATCTCAACCGAAAACGTCTCGCCACCTAGCTATGTTGAAGGAAAGCGGACTATTACTTGATTCTAAACATGGGAAATGGGTTCATTATCGTTTGTCTCCTACATTATTACCGTGGGTGAAAAATATTATTGAAGTCACCTATGAGGCCGAGAAAAGTAAAATCGCAGAATTACTTCAATTTATTGAAAAAAAAGGATCGGTTAGTTGCTGATCTGAATAAAAATTTTTATTGAAATATATATGAAATAACAGATATGACCTATCTGTATGATAGGCCTTCTGTGAGAGGTTTTTATGCTTATTGCTGTATTAATATTTGTTCTGACAATTACTTTTGTTATTTGGCAACCTAAAGGTTTGGGGATCGGCTGGAGTGCAACAATTGGTGCATTAGCCGCACTATTACTAGGCGTTATTAGTCTTCAAGATATTCCAGTGGTTTGGAATATTGTATGGAATGCAACTGCTACCTTTGTGGCTGTCATTATCATTAGCTTGATCCTTGATGAAAGTGGTTTCTTCGAATGGGCTGCACTTCATGTCGCCAAATGGGGCGGTGGTAAAGGTCGCCTTTTATTTAGCTATATTATTCTGTTAGGTGCATCCGTTGCAGCTCTTTTTGCCAATGATGGCGCAGCGCTTATCTTAACTCCCATAGTGATTGCAATGTTGTTAGCTCTCGGGTTTAGCAAAGGTACAACATTAGCTTTTGTGATGGCGGCAGGATTTATTGCAGATACAGCAAGTTTGCCTTTAATTGTTTCAAATCTAGTTAATATCGTCTCTGCTGATTTCTTTAATATCGGATTTACGGAATATGCTTCAGTAATGATCCCTGTTGATATCGCCGCTATTATCGCGACATTGATCATGTTACATTGGTTTTTCCGCAAAGATATTCCTCAACAATATGATATATCTAAATTAGCGATGCCTGCGACAGTGATTAAAGATGTGAGAACATTTAAAGCAGGTTGGCTAGTATTGTTTCTTTTATTACTGGGTTTTTTCATACTAGAACCTTTGGGTATTCCAATTAGTGCCATTGCCGCTGTTGGTGCGGTAATTTTGTGGTTTATCGCGGCACAGGGAAAGACAATTAATACTCGGAAAGTTTTACGAGGTGCACCTTGGCAAATTGTGATTTTCTCCCTTGGTATGTATCTTGTTGTTTATGGATTACGTAACGCAGGCTTGACTCAATACTTATCGGAAGTTCTTGATTTTCTATCAAATAAAGGTGTATGGGTTGCAACACTAGGAACGGGATATATCACTGCATTCTTATCATCAATTATGAATAATATGCCCACTGTTCTTGTTGGAGCTTTATCTATTGAAGGTAGTAATGCCACTGGTTTAATTCAAGAAGCAATGATTTATGCCAATATCATTGGTGCAGATTTAGGACCCAAAATTACGCCAATAGGAAGTTTAGCAACATTATTATGGTTGCATGTTTTGTCGCAAAAAAATATGACCATTACATGGGGCTATTACTTTAAAACGGGCATTATTATGACGATCCCTGTGCTAACAGTCACATTGGTTGCATTAGTGTTTAGGCTTACATTAATAAATTAGTGATGATGATATGAGCAAAATTACACTTTATTTTATTGTAATTAAGCCAGTACTATTTGATTTAGAAAAAAGAAGGGCGGAAACGATAAAATAAAACACCTGCAAGCAGGTGTTTTATCAGATCCAGCAGATATCGCTTATTCTTCGAAGTACCAATATCCTTGATTGATAAATTCGGTTAATTCCGCAACAAAGGCTGGGTTCTTCAATGCTTCACCGAGTTCCTCTGCGCCAACCTCCGTAAACCGGCACAATGCATCTGCTCCTTGTGTTTCTTTGGTCGCCCAACCCTCTGTATTTACAAAGAAATGGTCTCCGATGCGTAGGACGCGTAGTCCGCTTAGGCGGATCAATTTTTCACCGTCATTCAGCGCATTCAATATTTCTTCTGGTTGATAAGGCGGTTCTGAAGGTGCAATATCTAGCTCATGGCGCGGCGTCGTTGCAAAACGGCCTAACCACTGTTCAAAATCATCAGGTTTATTGATCATTTCAATCATCATGGCACGTAGGCGTTCAACTTCATAAGTCTCCATTTTTCCTGCATTATCACGCACTGTCAGGTTAGGATCGCCATAATTTATGCCCCCCAGATCTTGTTCCAGTGCATAGTCTGCAAAGCTACTCAGTAAATCACGGCCATTGGGTCCACGAAAACCAACTGAATAGTTCATGGTATCTTCAAAGGTGAAACCATCGTGAGGAAACCCAGGTGGAATATACAAAATATCTCCTGGTGACATTTCCACATCAATAATTGGCTCAAAGGGATCAACATGGAGTAAGGCGGGGTGCGGGCAGAACTGGCGCATAGGTAGGGCATCGCCCACGCGCCAGCGACGACGTCCCATACCTTGAATGATAAAAACATCATAGTTGTCAATATGTGGTCCGACACCACCACCAGGCACGGAATAGGAGATCATCAAGTCATCAAGACGCCATTCTGGTAACACTCGAAACGGTTTCACGAGTTCAGCCGCTGGCATATGCCAATGATTGACAGCCTGCACCAGCAGTGACCATCCTTCTTCGCCTAATTCGCTGAAGTCTTCAAACGGGCCGTGACTTGCCTGCCATTTGTTGCCAGTCAGGCTGACAAGGCGGCTGTCA comes from Proteus vulgaris and encodes:
- a CDS encoding ROK family transcriptional regulator, producing MGNQPSHIDHVKQFNLGTVFRLIDEHGPISRISLSKKAELAPASITKITRELVEAHLIHETEFPDVGFRGRPAVGLKLESQGWQFLCIRVNKGSLLFSLRELDSKLVTEDTFDFPKEYSDEFLNHFLAAIDKFFERYQSHVERLTAISITINAIVDPISGVIYSSPYYDIKDIPLADKLHEKTGVSVFLQHSVTAWTMAESLYGAAKNTSDVLQIVIDDIVGAGVINNGKTLHSNSHSAIEIGHTKVIDSQNNCYCGAKGCLETEIAIPQLIKKAQLLAKEDPTSLLNKYPITVETLCDAILVGDKPALEIVNLVAQRLGFILAVMINIFNPQKILIGSPLCRAKSIFFPLLLKQVQHHVMPRYAQSLIIEETELRNKGTLPAASLVKEALYNGSLLIELMQG
- the bioD gene encoding dethiobiotin synthase; the encoded protein is MLTRFFVTGTDTNVGKTVVTRALLQSLNRGGSTAVGYKPIATELHETVDGERNRDAMIIHNSSPVEVRYDEINPILLDNCYVSENEIDFNKISNELNNLSKKAECVVIEGNGGWRYLLDDNTFYSDWVVKEQIPVVLVVGIQPGCVNHSILTAQSIINDGVKLVGWVANRINPGLPYYAKIVERLSQHIPAPLIGEIPYLLRPEERDLSCYLDLSQLEIPVPA
- a CDS encoding DUF1161 domain-containing protein; translation: MKKYVFAIMATLVAFAPLAANAGCDEVVESIQQKIVNNGVPAANFTLTVVENDQVAQTEGKVVGTCENDSKKIIYTRH
- a CDS encoding DUF1283 family protein, translated to MVFSLFLGLSVSSFSSVATSTNVTINGNGYDNVLDKEQARQMKEDWDQKRELRTQINQREKIEFNKIDKAIDERDACLKSTNIYAYWEPETRRCLDSNTGRPINP
- the ydfG gene encoding bifunctional NADP-dependent 3-hydroxy acid dehydrogenase/3-hydroxypropionate dehydrogenase YdfG codes for the protein MIIFITGASAGFGEAIARHFISHGHKVIGTARRLDKLNNLHKELGEQFYPLQLDVTDKKAVSEIYTQLPEKWREIDVLVNNAGLALGLNTADKADLDDWDTMIETNNKGLVHITRAILPFMVERNKGHIINISSTAASWPYMGGNVYGATKAFVKQFSLGLRADLQGKKVRVTDIEPGLVGGTEFSLVRFKGDSDKVEQTYANANALTPEDVAEAVYWTATLPAHVNINTLEMMPVSQSFAGLSVHRQN
- the osmB gene encoding osmotically-inducible lipoprotein OsmB — translated: MNITLKKIGTLCVASVLLFSLAGCSSMTKRDRNTAIGAGAGAIGGAILTDGSALGTIGGGVLGGVIGHQVGKK
- the dhaT gene encoding 1,3-propanediol dehydrogenase → MSYRMFDYLVPNVNFFGPGAISVVGERCKLLGGKKALLVTDKGLRAIKDGAVDQTIHYLKEAGIDVAVFDGTEPNPKDTNVLEGLAMFRKEQCDMIITVGGGSPHDCGKGIGIAATHEGDLYNYAGIETLTNPLPPIIAVNTTAGTASEVTRHCVLTNTKTKVKFVIVSWRNLPSVSINDPLLMIGKPAGLTAATGMDALTHAVEAYISKDANPVTDASAIQAIRLISRNLRQAVALGTNLKARENMAYASLLAGMAFNNANLGYVHAMAHQLGGLYDMPHGVANAVLLPHVLRYNLIANPEKFADIAEFMGENITGLSVMDAAERAITAIARLSADIGIPQHLCELGVKESDFPYMAEMALKDGNAFSNPRKGNEKEIIEVFRQAF
- a CDS encoding metalloregulator ArsR/SmtB family transcription factor codes for the protein MKPLQLFKVLSDQTRLDIVLLLKASGELCVCDIYTTLNLSQPKTSRHLAMLKESGLLLDSKHGKWVHYRLSPTLLPWVKNIIEVTYEAEKSKIAELLQFIEKKGSVSC
- a CDS encoding arsenic transporter is translated as MLIAVLIFVLTITFVIWQPKGLGIGWSATIGALAALLLGVISLQDIPVVWNIVWNATATFVAVIIISLILDESGFFEWAALHVAKWGGGKGRLLFSYIILLGASVAALFANDGAALILTPIVIAMLLALGFSKGTTLAFVMAAGFIADTASLPLIVSNLVNIVSADFFNIGFTEYASVMIPVDIAAIIATLIMLHWFFRKDIPQQYDISKLAMPATVIKDVRTFKAGWLVLFLLLLGFFILEPLGIPISAIAAVGAVILWFIAAQGKTINTRKVLRGAPWQIVIFSLGMYLVVYGLRNAGLTQYLSEVLDFLSNKGVWVATLGTGYITAFLSSIMNNMPTVLVGALSIEGSNATGLIQEAMIYANIIGADLGPKITPIGSLATLLWLHVLSQKNMTITWGYYFKTGIIMTIPVLTVTLVALVFRLTLIN
- a CDS encoding cupin domain-containing protein gives rise to the protein MVNKLNLNWPEFLEKYWQKKPVVLKNAFPNFVDPITPDELAGLAMEPEIDSRLVSLTGNKWQASHGPFEDFSELGEEGWSLLVQAVNHWHMPAAELVKPFRVLPEWRLDDLMISYSVPGGGVGPHIDNYDVFIIQGMGRRRWRVGDALPMRQFCPHPALLHVDPFEPIIDVEMSPGDILYIPPGFPHDGFTFEDTMNYSVGFRGPNGRDLLSSFADYALEQDLGGINYGDPNLTVRDNAGKMETYEVERLRAMMIEMINKPDDFEQWLGRFATTPRHELDIAPSEPPYQPEEILNALNDGEKLIRLSGLRVLRIGDHFFVNTEGWATKETQGADALCRFTEVGAEELGEALKNPAFVAELTEFINQGYWYFEE